Proteins from a single region of Paraglaciecola sp. T6c:
- the cysZ gene encoding sulfate transporter CysZ: MNYFLQGFSLIQTKGLKRFVFIPLAVNLILFSVALYALFGQIDGAIIWLVDLIPDWLGWLKSALSYIIWPLAVVTILLVFALIFGTLANWIAAPFNGLLAEKVEKHLTGQDLGDTGVLDVVKDIPRTLGREFSKLAYYIPRALGFLLLFFILPVFGQVLWFLFTAWMMAIQYCDYPFDNHKVSFKDMRRTLNQSRGNCFSFGIGVSVFSMIPIVNFIVMPVAICGATAMWVDNLKPKLLNDNQH, from the coding sequence TTGAATTACTTCTTACAGGGCTTTTCCCTTATTCAAACTAAAGGCTTAAAACGTTTCGTTTTTATTCCGCTGGCAGTAAACCTGATCTTATTTTCAGTGGCTCTGTACGCTCTTTTTGGGCAAATAGACGGGGCTATTATTTGGCTCGTTGATTTAATACCCGATTGGCTAGGCTGGCTCAAATCGGCTTTGAGTTATATTATCTGGCCTCTTGCTGTTGTCACTATCTTGCTGGTTTTCGCCCTTATCTTTGGCACGCTTGCCAACTGGATTGCAGCCCCCTTCAACGGTTTACTAGCCGAAAAGGTTGAGAAACACCTGACAGGGCAAGACTTAGGCGACACAGGCGTATTAGATGTTGTGAAAGACATTCCCCGCACATTAGGCCGTGAATTTTCAAAACTCGCTTATTATATCCCCCGCGCATTGGGTTTCTTGTTGTTGTTTTTTATCTTGCCGGTCTTCGGCCAAGTGCTATGGTTTTTGTTCACCGCTTGGATGATGGCAATCCAATATTGTGATTACCCATTTGATAATCACAAAGTATCGTTTAAAGATATGCGACGTACCTTAAATCAAAGCCGTGGAAACTGTTTTAGCTTTGGAATTGGGGTCAGCGTTTTTTCGATGATCCCCATCGTCAACTTTATAGTTATGCCCGTAGCCATATGCGGTGCAACCGCCATGTGGGTAGACAACCTGAAACCCAAATTACTCAACGACAATCAACACTAA